The DNA window TTGAAGCGGGGATCGGCCGCAAGCTGGGGCAGCGTTTCGGGCGCGGGAAAGTTCGGGAACGCATCCACGTCGCCGGCCATCATCGCCGCAAAGGCCGCGCTTGGGTCGCTGATGAAGCGGAAGGTCGCGGTCTTCAGCGCCGGCGCCTGGCCCCAATAGTCGTCGAACGCCGTCAGCACGACCCGGTCGCCCTGCACCCATCGGTCAAGGCGGAACGGTCCGGTGCCGACGGGATCGGTGGCCAGATCGCCCGCGCTGGCCGGATCGACCATCACCGCGTCGCCCCACGCCATCTTGAAGGGAAAGTTTCCGTCGGGCGCGGACAGGGTGACGCGGACGGTCTGCGGGTCCACCGCCTCGACCCGCTCGATCCCCTCGAACAGCACCTTCTGCGCGTTGGTCGACTCCTCGGCCCGCGCCCGATCCAGCGAAAAGACCACGTCCTGGGCGTCGAACGCGCTGCCGTCGTGGAAGGTCACGCCGTCGTGCAGATGAAAGACATAGACGCGGCCCTCATCCTCGATGTCCCAGCTTTCGGCCAAGGCGGGCAACACCGTGCCGTCGGGGCCGAACCGGGTCAGCCCCTCGAACAGATTGGCATAGACCACCTCGTCGGTGGCCGCCGCCGCGCCGCCGGTCGGGTCCAGGTTCGGCGGCTCCAGCACCATGCCCAGGGTGATCGCGTCCTGCGCCGCCGCCCCGCCCGCCATCAGCGCCAGCGCCGCCACGGATGATTTCAACATGTCCAGCATTCGGCCGGTCCCCCTTGATCCCTGTCCTGCGGCGGATCATCGGACGGAATTGGCCCCCAAGGCAAGCGTCAGCCGCGCCGCTCCAGCAGCTGTTGCGCCGGGCCGGCCAGCAAAAGCCACAGCGAGGTGACGACCAGTCCCCAGATCGCCCAGCTCGAGGGGTGGAAATCGACCCATGCCGCACGGCCCGCGAACACCACCCACAGCACCGCCACCGGCAGCGTGATCGCCCGCCAGCGTTCGGTTCTGACCGGGTGGACGAACTTGATATTGGTGAACATCGCCACGGTCAGCGCCACCACGATCACCAGGATGACGATCCAGTGCGGCCGTGTCGCGAACAGCACCAGCACCACCATGTTCCAGCAGCCGGGAAAGCCCGCGAAGGAATTGTCGGTCGTCTTCATCCGCGTATCCGCGAAATAGACGACGCTGCCATAGGTGATGACGATGATCGCGAACCAGCCGGTCCAGCCATCCAGCAGCCCCGACCGGAACAGAGCG is part of the Paracoccus stylophorae genome and encodes:
- a CDS encoding ABC transporter substrate-binding protein — protein: MLDMLKSSVAALALMAGGAAAQDAITLGMVLEPPNLDPTGGAAAATDEVVYANLFEGLTRFGPDGTVLPALAESWDIEDEGRVYVFHLHDGVTFHDGSAFDAQDVVFSLDRARAEESTNAQKVLFEGIERVEAVDPQTVRVTLSAPDGNFPFKMAWGDAVMVDPASAGDLATDPVGTGPFRLDRWVQGDRVVLTAFDDYWGQAPALKTATFRFISDPSAAFAAMMAGDVDAFPNFPAPETLPQLAADPRFKVIVGTTEGETILAMNNTRPPLDNVKVRQAIAHAIDRQDIIDGAMFGYGTPIGSHFAPHHPDYLDLTAQSVYDPEMSKKLLDEAGVGPVKLRLALPPPSYARRGGEIVAAQLRDVGIETEITNMEWAQWLESVFKGGDFDLTIVSHTEPLDIDIYARPDYYFHYAKPEFVALMDQLKQAVSPEQRSALYQQAQQMIADDYVNAFLFQLAKTGVANARIEGLWENAPTQANDLTQVRWTD
- a CDS encoding CDP-alcohol phosphatidyltransferase family protein; protein product: MQLRHKALCVHLLTATGAVLSMLAMLAAVTEEWSLMFLWLVLAFVVDGIDGPLARRYDVKTNWPNYDGVLMDLIIDYLTYVFIPAFALFRSGLLDGWTGWFAIIVITYGSVVYFADTRMKTTDNSFAGFPGCWNMVVLVLFATRPHWIVILVIVVALTVAMFTNIKFVHPVRTERWRAITLPVAVLWVVFAGRAAWVDFHPSSWAIWGLVVTSLWLLLAGPAQQLLERRG